TGGCGCTGCGAAAACCTCCGATTCACGACTGTGCGCTCCCCTGTGGCTTGATATTGCTCGACTAGAAAcagtgaaaacgaaaaacctgGAGAGTTCCACGAAAATTCTCTcattcccttcctttctcgtCACCACCACGATATGCCGCGGATCAAGTCAACGGCGATTGCTCTTGGCAACGGCATCAAGCACTCTAGAACAGAACGGAGCGAATTGAAGCGCTCCAGTTCTGGTATATGCCCCACCCcgtgttggtgatggtcggTGGCGGATTGTACTCGATAAATGGCAGCACAAGAAACCTTTCCGGCCATCACCGCATCATGCAGCAAGACCACGCGCCTAGCATTCGTGATACTCATTGCTGCTAAGGGTAGCAGGCGAGGTGAGTGTTGCTATGGTACAACGAATCAACAACGACACGGACACGTCGTGCGATTTGGCGCGCTTGCCAAAAAAGGACCTTCCACCGTACGCTCCTGTAACTTCGTGGCGTGGGCAGGCTCAACGATTCGCGTGCACCATTGTATTTCGGGTCGCCCGgaaaggtagagagagagagagagagaggaacgtTTTGATCTGCCAACTCATGGAcaagttgctgttgctgactggCGGATGATGATACACAAATCCGCACACACTCCAGCACGGCGGACGATTACTCGGCTTCAGGGCCTAAAAGAGACTAATGGAAAACGGACGGGTTTCCTACTGGAAACCGAGAAGCCCCTAGCCCTTGCAAGGTAGGCAACAAGATAGGCGGTGAGGGAGTCGCGATGGCCCTCCTACTTACACGATTCACCGGGTTCATCTTCGGCGGTGGGATCCTGCTCTCCCTCAGCCCTTGCGGTCTGTCTTCGGTCACCGGGCGCTCATCTGTCTGTCCTCGGTCAACGTTTGTCACTCTAATCGGTGCTTCCTCATTCGCCATGAGCGCTTCTCGGTTAAGCTCCAGCAACATGTCCAGATCCATCTCCTTGCCCTTCGTCTCGCCACGCTCATACCATTCCACTGTGACCGAGCGGGAGTCCGGGTGGACACACGACACCATCGCCGAATGTATCCGACCTGCGCCcaggaggaagggaaaagagagaaacagtgAATGAATCTACCGTTAGTTCTGGTACGTCAAGTCGaatggagggggaggtggtgttgatggttggTATCGGTGTGTTTAACATGATATAGGGACTCGTGTCAATTACCGTCACTGCGCATGATGTTCACGATAGTGCCTTGCTCGATTTGGGCCATGTTGAGAAGAATCCAACGGATGTGGGATCAACGTTCAAAGTATCCAGTTCCTTGGACTAGCTCCTGCTACTCGTTTGATTGTCGATTGTCTCCGTGATGAAGTGATAAGAGACAGACTAACCTCTTATCACTCCTTTAACAACCTTAACAAATACACTAAacaatataacaaaaaaaggtgatatcgaacgatcaacgatcaacgGACAAGCTGTtctagaaagagaaaaacgagaacgaaaaTGAGCCACTTTGGTCTAGCTTATTGTAACGTTAAGGGACAGGACGCGGTTGAATGTAGATTTTGGGCAAATGTAGGGGGGCATTTGAGAGTTGAGCAAGGATAGTTTTAGTGCCGAGCAGAACTGGTGTAGAATGGTTCTAGctgaaaaacgatttttttgcACCAGCGATGGCGGGCTCACGATCACCTACCTTTTCAGCCTACCATGATTTAGCTGATGtaaaatggcggaaaaaggatttttttaccAGCGATGATGGGCCTCAAAAGAAACGCTgggaaaaaatcgtttttgCACAATTTAAGGTAGGCTGATAGGTTTGTTGGTGATCGTGAGCTACGTGGGAGGTCCACCATAGCTGCTGAAAAATCCTTTTTGGACAACTGTGCAAGCGGCTTGTTTTTACTTGCCGAAGAAAAATCTTTTCTACACCATTTTGCAGTAAGGTTTTTTGGTAATTATGAGCTACTTCGGGGGTGCGcatcacaaaaacacaaaaactgGACACGGAAAAAGAAGCGTAACTCCAGAAACAAGAGAGAACAGGCCTTGTGTAAAATTGCACAAATCCATTTTTGTCCAGCGATGACGGGTCGGTCCTCGAAGTAGCTCAAGATCGCCTACCTTCCAGCCTACCATATGCACGATTCGCCTGATGAAAAATGGTGTAGAAAGCGTTTTTCTCCGGCAAGAGAGAGCAGGCTTCGTGTAGAATAgtgcaaaaccattttttcaCAGCGATGGGAGGCCCAAAGTAGCTAACCGACGCCtcgagaagaaaaataaaaaaaaaacaagcgcaAAAAGAACGCGACATACTGGGAGGGGGACCTGCAAAAAAAGCCTCCTAGATAGCACGCTCTGGACAATTCTGTTCTAGGGCTGCGGCTTCTTTCGGGTTTACCGAATGTCCGGGAAAGTATAATTTTCACTTTATCCTAGTTTATTCACCTTCCGGCCAGCCTGGTAATAATTAAAGATGAAGATACGTAAACACCTCCGCTTCCACACCGGTTTCCAGAAAAttcgaagaaggaaaattgcGATCACCTCCTACTCCAAACACTGCCACAAGGAATATTCAATGAATCTCGAACGACCGTATCTTATTCTAAATTGTTCAAGAAAACTGGGAAATTCAGTAGaatttttttgggaaatgtttccgtttttgtcttttgcttcgttttcttttttctttgaactttgactttttcttcgtcgtttacatcacCGCGGTTTTAAGAGTTGATCgatgcggttttcgttttttgcgaCGTACGACTCCTGGACCCGTTTATACGCGGCGCGGCGTGCAGGTTTGCTTGTTTCGTATACTCcaacaaacattttcttgCGCAACTAAAATTTTCTTACGCAGAATAAAGTGTTAGGCCCgtgccacacggagcgtaaatttacgcgtaaacaagaaattaaaatttacgcgtaaatttttGTTCCGTCTGGCACGGGCCTAATGTGtcaaaaagtaaacaaacaccGCGCTGTCAAAAtcggaatgaaaacaaaaatttccGAGACCAAAACGCGGTGGAATTCGCCAAGTGATTTGCTTAAGATCGAGCTGATAGTATCGATATTTTCTCGCGTGTGACTAGATCGTTCATCAATTAACCTTAACCATTGTACGCTATGCCGACGAGCCGCGAAAATGGATGTAACTGTTGCTTCGGACGCTCATAGCAGCCCAGCACACGACCCAACCGCCGGAGCAGATCACGGATTGGCCACCTGCAACGTGTACAAGCAGAACATTTAATTTCAGTGTTGACTGTGCCATGACGAGCAGATAGTAGTTTCCGTTGGaaccctattgtgtaaaagtGTCCATCCCGAGTGTCCCCCCTTGCCCCGTCCAAAATGCCGTTTCGCGACTGGAAAATTGTACGTGTGCTGGCCGGAATCGCCGTGCGAATCTGGGCCGCCGGTGGAGCGGCACTGATAGCGGCTACCCTGATCTACATTATTTATGGCGGCTTTTTTGCCTTCCTACTGCTTCTGTTTGCCGTTTCCGGTAATGACCTGCGCGTTCCCAGAACCAGAGCATTGTGTTActcaattttcacttttctcaaTTCTAGGCATTCTCTACCATGCACAAGACAACCTGCTGTACCACCCGGAACTGCCAGCCAATTCACGAATATTCATACCGGTTCCGTCGATGCACGGATTGCCGTACGAAACGCTGCACATTAAGAGCAGGGATGGCGTTTCGTTGCACGCCTTCTGGATACGGCATCCGGGTGATAAGGGCCGCTACGTACCGACGATTGTGTACTTTCACGGCAACGCCGGCAATATGGGACACCGATTGCAGAATGCAAGCGGATTCTACCACACGCTGCAGTGCAACGTGCTAATGGTGGAGTACCGCGGGTACGGCCTATCGACGGGAACGGCAAACGAGAAAGGGTTCTTTGCCGATGCACGCACCGTGCTGGATCATCTGTTTAGCAGGCACGACTTGGATCACAGCCAGGTGATCGTATTCGGTCGATCACTCGGTGGTGCGGTGACCATAGACTTGGCCGCCGATGCGGTCTACGGCTCGAAGCTGATGGGCGTCATCGTGGAGAACACGTTCACCAGCATCCCCGATATGGCGGTCGAGTTGATCCATCCGTGTGTCAAGTACTTGCCAATACTGCTGTACCGGAATCAGTTTCTTTCGGTCGACAAGATTCAGTTCGTTTCCGCACCGATCCTGTTCGTTTCCGGCCTGGCCGACACACTAGTGCCtccgaggatgatgacgatgttgcaCACACGGTGCGGCAGCACACGCAAACAGATGCTACAAATTGCGGGCGGTTCGCATAACGATACCTGGGCTGTGAGTGGGTAAGTTAATGCTGTATGTAAAGATCTTCAAAGAAAATATCCGTTAATTCTATTCCACGGTGCGTAAAAGAATTTTAACACAGCTCGTTTCAGAGAACAGATATTATTATCATTCTTAATGGAATAAATTTCTAAGGAATTTCTAAAAAAATCCTTTGTCTTGTAATGACATGGACTCAACCGATCGATGTGACTCATATGTCGCTGCTCGGCGGAGAGCACTCTCGCAATCACATGCTGGTATAACCCGTGAATACCCTTGAGGCTATTAACCGCACGGGAAAACGGTTTCGAGGGACCAGTTCTCTCTGCAATAGTATCGTCGCTGTTCAAACGACGGTGCCTAATGTAGTCTCTCCATGTCATTAGCTGGCAAAATCGATAGCAAAACATTATGGATCGATGCTATAACAGTTCAACGTTGGGGCTCAGTCTGTACAGCTAATAACCTTTTATTGTAAATAATGATTTGATGGTGGTTTAATCtatatataaatgaaagttgcgtactttcgaacgcGCATAACTTGAGAACGGTTAGGCTAAAACATGGGACAAAAATTCAGCTCCAATGCAGACTTCGATGAATTCGAGATTCTTACTATAATTGGATCATCATCGCTTACTGtggtacttttattttctatacGCATcagaaaatttgaaaaatatgtGCACAAATATATTTTCGATCAGTGTTGTGTGAAAAGTTATGCAATTACCTTCCATATATAATTTACAAAACTCAATTATCTGCCTTAGTTTTTTCTTataatcattcaaattttatctcttatttttaatgcataccTTAGGATTGCACAGTCGAAATTCAAGGAGGGTTCAAGCGTTGAGTGGCAGAACGAAGTTTGTGAGGTCAACTAGTTATTAATAAATTACTGCGTCTCACTAGTTTGATGGAATTATAGTTTTatattttgaaataatttatacTTAGCAACATTTATTTGTATTACTCAAACATTTACTTTACATTCCGCCCAATATATAATCGTTTTCAATAATATTTCCCCACAACCAATATACCAATCCTGGCCATCATGCGCAAACCGTTAGGAACTGTTTTACGGAATGCTATCGTACGGAATGGCCATTCATGCTCGCGACGATATGGACTCGTTATGATGGAGTTACCCAGCCCACCTAAACGCTGCATAGTAGTCGAAATAATATTGGGTTGGCTCGAAACTTTCTCAAAGTTACTATGGCATTGAGTTCACGATCCGTGTCACCCCGCACCATCAATGTGTGGCGAGCAAGAGAAGCAGGCGGGAGCTATgagaaatttatttcaaatattAATTACGTTTGTGTTTAAGTCGGTTTTATCCCATTTTATATTTGTGACAGATGGATCAGTGTATTCGTCCGCGgtttgcttcccttttcgtCGTTGGCACATCGTTGCAAAGGCCATTCCAGGTTGCTCCATGTCGGTTCGGAGGgacaaacagagaaagaacgagcgagagagaaagaccgaGCACCGGAAACAGGCTTTTAATGCTCGCTCCCTGAACGACAGCTTCACCCATTCCAGCCAACATGctgccgcgcgcgcgtgtgtgtgtgtatatgctTCGGTTGCTCCGTTTCGTCTGCTCATACTACCACCCCACCCTTGTATGTGTGCTACAGTGGTATGTTTTCGGAATGCTACTCGCTTCCGGTTACAGCCCACTAAATTAAGCCCGCCGAATGAAAGACAAAGTTTTGTTTGATACAGTTTTGAAACATTGGCCACGCGCGAGACCGCGCTCGGTTCCAATACCAAAGGGAACTGGATATTTTTGCTACGCGCTGGAACAATGCCAACTCGCTAAGGAAGGATAATAGTTGCAATACGCTAGTTGTCGTTTCAGTTTGACatcacactttctctctttttcttgttttgttaatttgatGAATGGGATATATCGCGGATACGGTACGATGGTTGTTTTATAATATTGTACCAAACTTTTGGTTTGCTGACTGTCTCGAATAGTATCACCGTCGACAAGCAATCGTATATTCGATCGAAACGGTTCGTCTACCTCACGAGCATTAGTCTGTCGTTGCCTGTGCAGGGtaatcatccatccatccggagcCATATGTGTTTGGCTCATCATCACCCTAGTATCGACTACTAATGGTAGTCCGTTCTTGCTCCGGATCTCCTTCGCACAATCCGCCGTCTCCGTCACTAGTAAAAAAGTGTCCTGGTACACAGTTGACTCATCAACGGGGAAAATGGAACGGGTGAGAGGGTATTGATAGGATTATTCTACATCACTTGATATCCTCTTTTacataaattgaaatgattgtagtgatttcccttttttccggttcACTGAATTCTCGATGAAGcctcggtatgtgtgtgtgtgtgtctggttttgGTCTTTGCTTTTGCCTGCTAATGGCTCCGCGCACGTTTCTGCACGGAACTTTGTTTGTGCTAATGGTAACGGTGACATTTGATGGCATTAACTGCTGACGAAGGAAATGTCTGTCACAAACCGCTTCGCTTGATGTAGGTAATTTGGCCACCCCGTTCGGCATCGCAGCCACGGACCGGCTCGTTGGTTGATGTGCTGACTTTTACTTGGGGCAATTATTCGAGGAATGGCGGCAGGGTACGGCAGGTTCCCCATTATGTCGCGCGTCATCGAGCTCAATCCTTCGAACCCTCGTTCCCACCATTCCGCTTCCGGGGGTTCTTCGTATGTAGGACACGCGGTGCGATGCGGTAACGTCGTTTGGTACGCAGAACGCGAACACTGCAGCACTTGAGGGGATTAATTTTACATTGTTCATTGCTTCCTGTGCAGCGCTAGaggagagctagagagagaagagtggcCTGTGAGGAATGGATTTGAAcccatttttcatcatcattgcgtTTAGCTTCCGCTTCATCCGATGATGGCGAGCCGGTTTAGAGAACTGAATGAGGGTTCGCTCACTGCCGCAGAGCTCATACAATTATGCTCCAATGCAAAACCGAgcggttttgggttttggggtgAGCAAATGTTTAAAGAGTTTCTTTCTCCATTCTGTACTGGCGTTTGCATTTTCTGCTTTCTACTTGATgtatttgcttttctttgtttcaacGTTACAAGGTTTGACTCGTTTAAACGTTTATGTGTTGCACCGAGTACCCTTACCGTGACCTTTTTCCTTATAAAGAGTTCTAgaatgtttaaattattttgaGCAGACTGCCATTTATAGAGTGCATACCACTTTGTGCAAGTTTTTAATAGTTTATGGAACCAATCAAACCGGCTGGATGATGTAGTAGATATTATGAAATGTTTCTATATTTAGAGGTAGATAGGTACCACGAACTGTCTCAGCGATAAGCTTGGAGGAGCTCATGGCAATTGACAGCATTGAAATATCTGTTCAACTTATAAATTCTACTCGAGTTTCTAAATCACATtctcgtgttgtgttgttgttgtgtgtttgtttgttttcggccATAGCTTCAAAGGAATTAATTGTTGCAAAATGTGAATTGCAAAGATAAGATGCATAAAAAAGGATCAACAAGGAATCGAGATGGTTTtatcgaaaagaagaaaacaattgtCCATTTGTTATTGTAAAAGAATAACTTGCTTCTAGGGAATTGCTTTGGTTTGCGAAACAcagattaaattaaaatatactTATAGCAATGGTAAAAATGCAGGATGTTGAAAGAACAAACTGAatatttcttttctgcttGACTTCCGACTGTCGAGTGAGAGTCGCTTGACTTCCGACTGTCGAGCGAAGAGTCGCTCATTCTCACTCTTCTGTTTATTTCAAAATCTCACTTCAAGAGTCTTGGTTATGTTTCATGATTACGACTATAATGGGATAATTATGTTTCATGTTGTATTGTTTGAACCAAGGTAGAGcagcaaaataacaaaatcGGGGTTGAACACATAAATGTTAAGATTGTAAGCGAAATTCTTTTTTATGCATCTTCTGTTATGTCAACATTGGCAATGTATCATGCTTTCACGTCATGCAGATTGGCATTGTCAGCATTGATATGACCAGcattatgtttctttttaatatCAAATCCCTCACGATATGCAAGTTATTACTAGAATAGACGAATCTTTCAGCGTTACACGAGAACAATGAACGAATTTTGATTCGAACTGCAGCATCTCTGCTTAGGCCAATGACGAGATCAAAAACTGATTTTCTCACTCACATCAAGGGCTAATCGGACGAGTCGTCGAAAGACAATGGATGCGTACGTACTTCTATAGCTCTACAAATGCATCATACGTATCAAATTCCTTTCTGGTAGGGCACAGAGAGGTCCTGTGCTGTGCATCCAATATGCCACACGGATGCCACCAATTTCGATAGCTCGACTCAACGCAAACGAGATATTGGCAGCAGCCGGTGGCAGCTTATGCGTTGCGTGAATAAAATATCAAATTCTCCACGGCTGCATGataacgtacacacacacacactacccgGTCTAGCTCTACTGCCTAAGCGAGTGTGCTTCTTCAATATTCATAGCATATTGACCAGCACATGTACACATTGCTGCATGCTACCGGGCGGATGGGAGTGAGTGGTTGATGGGTTGTGGTTATGCGTGCGAGCATTATCCCAGTTAATGTGCACATGCATCAGGTAATCGGATTAGGAAATCGGGAACATCATACCACTAACGCCGCCAGGGGTTTCCTTTTGTTCGGTGAGTGAATGAGAAGACGAGACCGAGAGATTAGTTTACCTGATGTATATCGATTCCCTGCTTTTGCAGGCTAGATGGAAGCATCTTGTTAAGATGATCCATTGAGTTGAGTTGATGTAAGGCCTgttcaatggaggcgcctggtagctggTGTAGCACACCATAATGTAATACACGCTGCATTGTATAAACGATCCATAGATCCCTCCTCTCTTGTTCGTTTGTGgtcgattttgtttttaaattccCAATGTTGGTCAAAGGTGTGTATTTTCCGAATTTTATGAGATGATTTATGTTCGAAAATTAACTTCTCAAACGCAATACGGTGCGTATCGTACCGCCGGAAAGTGAAATTTTCTGGCTCCGTGATTAGTACACACTGTCCCTCGGTAGGGGCGGTCGTTATGACGGCATTCCAAGCGTGAGCAGCGGATACTAGATCGTTTAAGCGGGGTGGCTACGGACGGCGGGATGATTAATCGTTAAACATTATTTCGTCCAGCTGCTGGAGGGGACGGGCTTACTTTCGTTAAAGTTTCACGAGTTTTACTCCCTCCGTTGCCAGCGGTTTTCCAGGCCATGATTTCTATTTTTAGTCTATTAAATACGGTTCGGTGGTTTCATTCACTTACCGTGCTTGACAGtaaagagaaaagggagggagaaaagttgtgtgctggttgctgcgCAAAGAAGGTTCCACATTTAAATATGAATAATGCATCCTGATTGTCCTGTtgaggaagtgtgtgtgtgtccgttgcgGTGTAATGGTGTACGTACAATTTACGAGGTTCATTcttcttgtctctctctctcttttaccaGGTACTACCAGGGAGTAGCCCAATTCTTGAAGGAATGCAAAGAAACCAAAGGACCACTGCAGACACCGCCGGTCAGCCATAACGTGTGGCCACAAATAGAGGAAGTATGAAGGCCACCAGTGTTTCGCTCGCGTTGAGAAAGGTAACACGGGATGAGAGCAATCACGGTGTGCGTAATGATGTTGGTACGTCCATTGTTGAGTTTCTGAACCGGCCGGTCGGCACTGATGCGCCACAGAAGCTTGCCAAATGAAGCAGTCGGAAGGGAAGAttaaaaaagtaaataaattaaatgccAGGTGGTGGATCCAAGGTGTGCACCACAACTAAAACACGAAAGCCAACACTAGCAACGTTCGCATTAGCTGAGTTAGCCGCATTTTTAGCAGCAGCgcgccgaagcagcagcagcagcagcaacagcaacagcaacaacaataacaaacaacCGCAACAATAAACAGTTGAAACTTTAGCGTGGTaaagaatattaaaataataaattagcGTAAAAGTAAGACTTGTCTGCCATCATTCCGTCTATGTTTGCAGAATGATTTATTCTTTTTATTCAATTATCGTCGCCTCTCCCCGGTCTACGCTGACGTCTGGCGGTTGTGCTTTGGCTCACAGAATCCTAGCTTGCCACCGAGTGCCCCGTCATAAGCGCTtctccatttgctgctgctacccccCCTTCTTGCGCTGGTTctgaaagaaaggaaaattacATAAAATTTTTATTAGCTTCCTTTTTCCACCCTCTTGCACACTCTCCGCACAGGCAGGTGCGCCGGCAACGACAACCGATGGGAACGTGGATCTCCGTCACTGTTCGATTCGCTGGCACACCGGTCCCTCTGGGCGCGATGTAAATTCGGGAAATCGCCGACCGGCTGAGGTTCCAAGGTGTGGTGTCAATGATTGAATTTCGACGGTAATGGTGCAGAAGGAACCCTacgaagcagcagcgtctACGCACAATCAATAGCCAAACCGGTGGTGGCATCGATCCTTATTAAATATTGACGCGCGTGCTTCGCGTATAATGCTATTTATTGGGCTTTGGGTTTCTGTGAAGGAGCGGATGGGCGGGGCTGTTCGTCCAGCGCTGTGGATTCTATTTTTTCGGGCTTCTACCGAAAGATGAGAACCCCGGACGGGCATTAAAGCACTTGTTGGACAGCGTAATCGCAATCACCTTTATCATCCGATACCCGGGGGTCGGCTGATAggttaaatttaatttcgtaTTATATTACTGGAAATTGCTTTTATGCCCAAcgtccttttttgtgtgaagaCATTCATGAAGCTTTTCGCTACCTTCAGTGCCCAGAGTCGTAACGGGGATGGATACGACTCGATTGATTGAGAGAAGGTATCGTTACTTAACCCAGAACCAGGTAAAAGGGAAGTTCTTTTAGGAAACGGGAaggattgaaagaaaaaaggagtaCTCTATGCTGAACAATAAATGGGATTGACTAACAAAATTTAaagaataaacaaaataacatAATTATCATAATAGTATTATCAAAGTATAAAGTAAGAACGTGCAGGTTAGGGAAAGAAGACCATGAGTTTGGCAAAGATTTAATGTTATCCATGGACACTTTAGAATAGTTAAACTTTGCAACTGATATTAGCTTTACGAGGATGAGTTTTCGTCCAGCGGAGAAACCATATTTGTTTCAGTATCTCAATATATCTTTTGTCAGTTATTCTTTTGATATAATTTTTGGCGTTGTTACTTTTCGATTGTATTTGACAGTGCAATGTAAAGAACGATTTTTTTCAGATATTTCTGATATAATTTAAGATTAAGTTCTTTTCGCGTCTAATTATTACGAAACGCCTCTCCTTTTGCATCTATTTTCTCGCATTTTCGTGCTTGGAAACACCTAATAATTAACACCTTAAATATGTGTAAGTTTTACATCTTTAACAAGTTAAAGTGGTTCGCGGAAATTCCTTGTTCTTTGCTACTTTACTTAGTTATTAGTACTCATTTTCCTTAATTTATGTTGAGATTGTCCCACTTCACATATGCGAAAAATTTCCTTCTGAGAAGAATCCATTCAATGGAGGTACAAGAAGTTATTTTTCATATTCAAAAAGGTTCTAAATCTTAAGCTTATGGGAGTGCTGCGATTGTAGAGGCTCCTACGATGTTTTTAAAAggggtttatttttaaaatgataataaatagTACCAGAAATGGCATCTTCAGTTGCACTGCCttataaatttttttttttgctaattgATGTACCTTTCTCATTGTAAGATACTGGTCATGGTGGCAAGAAATGATTATAACCTTTCTCTGTGCTGCATTCTCTTCTCtagtggtgtttgtttttgaagcataaaaacTTATGAGCGCACCTTGCGCATTGTTATTTTCCAATGCAAAACTACAATCAATCTATAAGAACTAATAATTCCACTTCCAGACCCGCTGTTGCAAACTTTACACTTTCAACACGCTGGACGGAAAGTAAACGGTTGAATCCCGCCCCAGAACCAGCATAACTTCGGAAAGAGTGCAGAAAAGAGTGAATGcccctcttctctcttcccATTAGGTATTCCAAGCAGGCTTCGTGCTTCACTAGAAACAATCTTTTGACTTTTTATGCTGACTCTtatcttgctctctctctctctctctctctctctctctctctctctctctctctgtttcacgTTCCCTGCTCAAGTAGCTGTTGAGTACGGTGGTGCAGATGTTCCCAGCTACtcagcagcataaaagcacTGTTAAGAATCATCATTCTCTTGCGCCACGGAGGAAATATCGCAACAATGCAATTTTGGACGAAACTttgccaccgacaccgggcACGACGAGGtatgggatgctgctgctgctgctgctgctgctgctgctggtgtaaaAGTTCTCGAGCTGCTTTCGCAACAATTGTACCTCATCTGAACCACTTAGTAGCACCGACACCACTGCCCTAGGTAACGTAGAGAGCACCTGAGTGGTGCCCAGCCCAGGGTCTTCATTGTGCGCTCGTGCGATCAGAAGAGGAATTACATGTTTTAACCTTTCTTTTTGCATTCAACCATACCCCGCAGGTGGACAGAAGCTACCAGGCCGCTTCCTAGCAACTCCAACCGCTTCCAGCACCGCTTGGCAAAATCATGGAAATACATTACAATTAATCCTTTTCCGAGCGACCGACCAATCTTACCAGGATAGTGTTGTTGCGCAAGCTCTATCGCCACaacgaagcgaaacacaaccaccaccaccaccaccagcagtagcagtgagCGTCATCGGCAGCGAAACTTTGTCCTTGTGCTGGATGAGCAGCCGAGAAGGTGAAAATGCTGtgcccctccctccctcccttccttccgggccggatggtggtgcagcagaagAATGTGAAAAGAAAAGGCAACAGCACTTTGAAAGGAAAATGTCGGGAAATATGTATGCACGAAAGCCACGAATGCTCTAATTTGAAATAACGCATGCAGAGCGTGGCAACGGAAAATGGAGGCGCTGTGGCTGACATGAACCCCGAGCGGGAGCGAGCGTCCGCGTGCACCGTTCGCTCGAAATACATTTTaagccttcccttccctttttgacTTTACTCCCTTTCTGTTTCGACGGTTCcgaacttttcacttttcaataGCACGAGATGGAGATattaatatatatatatatatatattttttccaaGGC
The sequence above is a segment of the Anopheles darlingi chromosome 2, idAnoDarlMG_H_01, whole genome shotgun sequence genome. Coding sequences within it:
- the LOC125959930 gene encoding protein ABHD13 → MPFRDWKIVRVLAGIAVRIWAAGGAALIAATLIYIIYGGFFAFLLLLFAVSGILYHAQDNLLYHPELPANSRIFIPVPSMHGLPYETLHIKSRDGVSLHAFWIRHPGDKGRYVPTIVYFHGNAGNMGHRLQNASGFYHTLQCNVLMVEYRGYGLSTGTANEKGFFADARTVLDHLFSRHDLDHSQVIVFGRSLGGAVTIDLAADAVYGSKLMGVIVENTFTSIPDMAVELIHPCVKYLPILLYRNQFLSVDKIQFVSAPILFVSGLADTLVPPRMMTMLHTRCGSTRKQMLQIAGGSHNDTWAVSGYYQGVAQFLKECKETKGPLQTPPVSHNVWPQIEEV